The following proteins are co-located in the Apium graveolens cultivar Ventura chromosome 5, ASM990537v1, whole genome shotgun sequence genome:
- the LOC141659973 gene encoding uncharacterized protein LOC141659973, whose translation MNEVENRLHWVTGEDRDVVDAAVVQGLITMLDDTNELVGEFRKQRDRYEGDEIVDLEITLKVIRSESGRETHFSSTDEVAGIMVGDTEETCGERDIVVDDKIKGLVRVSYVHPKLMALQYLILFPWGEDGYHTKIRSQKSVDSSSKVRGFLSLKDYYSYSFQVRQRDGLTPRLGGRLFQQYLVDAFSTIEQTRLWWFRTHQTTIRNELYSHICDSIRRGDVDALNGSKRYMQQNFQDALAVCRHVGHPDIFLTMTSNPFWDKIQKMMVFVPGCITANCPDIVSRVFRLKLEQLMTDIKSKGFGVCNGVMYVVEFQKRGLPHVHMLIWLDSAAKKNLKLNVDKYVSAEIPDPLLDPAGYAAVKEFMIHGPCGLENLKSPCMRDFRCIRYFPKKYCTRTTFDESGFPIYMRRRRGVVVHVRGTDLDNQWVVPYSRDLLVKYQCHMNVEICCHARSLKYLFKYCLKGHDRATVYLNKKKRCWRGEERDQCEDEINVYFDGRYLCGAEAAYRIFGFAIHHRSISVERLPFHLPGDKNCTFRANESLHKVAAMEKYKLSKLEAFFLLNFEDIVAREHMYDEIPRYYVWNDGQRRWTPRKRGMQIGRLCYAQYSTGKPWYLRLLLTKVRGPTSFKSIQTVNGVCFSTFRDACREYGLLDDDKEWHEVLSQAAAGGLSPQIRQLFVHIIVNCKVTDLWLLWDTHWRSMIDDILLARREISRNSSLLINDMQLQFYVLAEIDELLRSIGKCLKKYDQLPQPPATYLNNGTNNLILEETSYNMVEMEKEYSKLLQVCTEQQRNVYDAVMGVVHGGSGGLFFVYGSGGCGKTFLWRTLISRLRSEGKILLPVASSGIAATLMPGGRTAHSRFKIPIMMDEFTTCNIAHDSDIAQLIKQTDLIIWDEAPMQHRFAFECLDRSLRDIMKVVDPSRFNMPFGGITVVLGGDFRQILHGSTDLEMEDLKWFAQWVLDIGNGNVLPPRVADMPYQENRILIPPRFCNSISYFSVDSAEEFGGTDEDLNVAFPVEYLNSLNVTGMLPHDLKLKVGVVVMLMRNLNQTLGLCNGTRMIVTKCLKFCVECEVICGSFVGTKHFIPRMELFPSDTKMPFKLVRKQMPLQVCYAMIINKSQGQSLDTVSLYLPKSVFTHGQYYVAVSRVTSPGGLTIFVDDDTGGATNITENVVYKEVFYDLPCV comes from the exons ATGAATGAGGTTGAAAATCGCCTTCATTGGGTCACAGGTGAGGATAGGGATGTTGTTGATGCGGCAGTGGTTCAGGGTCTCATTACGATGCTGGATGACACTAATGAATTGGTTGGTGAGTTTAGGAAGCAGCGTGATCGCTATGAAGGTGATGAAATTGTTGATTTGGAAATCACTTTGAAGGTCATTAGGTCTGAGAGTGGTCGGGAAACTCATTTTTCAAGTACGGATGAGGTGGCTGGAATAATGGTTGGTGATACTGAGGAGACATGTGGTGAACGTGATATTGTGGTCGATGACAAGATAAAGGGTTTGGTGCGTGTTTCCTATGTGCATCCAAAGTTAATGGCTCTTCAGTATCTGATATTATTTCCTTGGGGTGAGGATGGTTACCATACGAAAATCAGGTCTCAAAAAAGTGTTGATAGTTCATCTAAAGTTCGTGGTTTTTTATCGTTGAAAGATTACTATTCCTATTCTTTTCAGGTTAGGCAGCGGGATG GTCTTACTCCTCGGCTTGGTGGCCGTTTATTTCAGCAGTATTTGGTGGATGCTTTTTCTACCATTGAACAGACACGTCTTTGGTGGTTTAGGACGCATCAGACCACTATACGAAATGAACTTTACAGCCATATATGTGATTCTATTCGTAGGGGTGATGTTGATGCCTTGAATGGTTCAAAGAGATACATGCAGCAGAATTTCCAGGATGCTTTGGCTGTGTGTCGGCATGTTGGGCATCCTGATATATTTTTAACCATGACATCTAATCCGTTTTGGGATAAGATTCAGAAGATGATGGTCTTTGTGCCTGGTTGTATAACTGCTAATTGTCCTGATATAGTTTCCAGGGTATTTAGGTTAAAACTTGAGCAGTTAATGACGGATATAAAGAGTAAGGGTTTTGGTGTTTGTAATGGAG TTATGTACGTTGTGGAGTTTCAGAAACGAGGTTTGCCTCATGTCCATATGTTAATATGGCTTGATAGTGCTGCTAAAAAGAATTTAAAATTGAATGTGGATAAGTACGTGTCTGCGGAGATTCCTGACCCTTTATTGGATCCTGCTGGTTATGCGGCTGTCAAAGAATTTATGATTCATGGCCCCTGTGGGCTGGAAAACTTGAAGTCTCCTTGCATGAGAGATTTCCGCTGTATACGTTATTTTCCAAAAAA ATACTGTACTAGAACTACTTTTGATGAGAGTGGTTTTCCAATCTACATGCGGCGCAGGCGAGGAGTTGTTGTTCATGTTCGTGGGACTGATTTGGATAATCAGTGGGTTGTCCCTTATAGCCGGGATTTGCTGGTCAAGTATCAATGTCATATGAATGTTGAAATTTGTTGTCATGCAAGGAGccttaaatatttatttaaatattgtCTTAAAGGTCATGACCGTGCCACCGTATATCTGAATAAGAAGAAAAGGTGTTGGCGAGGAGAAGAACGAGACCAATGTGAGGATGAGATTAATGTGTATTTTGATGGGCGGTACTTGTGTGGTGCTGAAGCGGCTTATAGGATATTTGGGTTTGCTATCCATCATCGGAGTATTTCTGTTGAGCGGCTTCCATTTCACTTGCCAGGCGACAAAAATTGTACTTTTCGTGCAAATGAATCTTTGCATAAAGTTGCTGCGATGGAGAAATACAAACTAAGCAAGCTGGAAGCTTTTTTCTTGCTTAATTTTGAGGACATTGTTGCGCGTGAGCACATGTATGATGAGATACCTAGGTATTATGTTTGGAATGATGGTCAACGGCGATGGACTCCGAGAAAACGAGGGATGCAGATCGGGCGTCTTTGTTATGCTCAATATAGTACCGGAAAGCCCTGGTATTTAAGGTTATTGCTTACCAAAGTCCGGGGTCCTACTTCGTTTAAATCCATTCAGACTGTAAATGGCGTTTGTTTCAGTACTTTTCGGGATGCGTGCAGGGAGTACGGCTTATTGGATGATGATAAGGAATGGCATGAGGTCTTATCTCAGGCTGCTGCTGGTGGGTTGTCTCCTCAGATTCGGCAGCTGTTTGTGCATATCATAGTTAATTGTAAGGTTACTGATTTGTGGCTTTTGTGGGATACACATTGGAGGAGTATGATTGATGACATTTTGTTGGCGCGCCGTGAGATTTCTAGAAATTCTTCGTTGCTTATTAATGACATGCAGTTGCAGTTTTATGTGTTAGCAG AAATTGATGAGTTGCTTAGGTCTATTGGGAAATGTTTGAAAAAATATGATCAGTTGCCACAGCCTCCTGCTACTTATTTGAATAACGGGACTAATAATTTGATCTTAGAGGAAACAAGTTATAACATGGTTGAAATGGAGAAGGAATACTCTAAATTGTTGCAAGTGTGTACTGAACAGCAAAGGAATGTGTATGATGCTGTGATGGGTGTTGTACATGGTGGGTCGGGGGGTCTCTTCTTTGTTTACGGTAGTGGAGGTTGTGGGAAAACTTTTTTATGGAGGACTCTTATTTCCAGGCTGCGTTCTGAGGGTAAAATTCTGTTGCCTGTAGCGTCCTCTGGAATAGCGGCGACTTTGATGCCTGGAGGGAGGACTGCTCACTCCCGTTTCAAGATTCCAATTATGATGGATGAATTTACAACTTGCAACATTGCGCATGATTCAGATATTGCCCAGTTGATCAAGCAAACGGATCTTATAATATGGGATGAGGCCCCGATGCAGCATAGGTTCGCTTTTGAATGTTTGGATCGATCGTTGAGGGATATTATGAAGGTTGTGGATCCATCTCGGTTTAACATGCCATTCGGTGGGATTACTGTTGTGCTTGGGGGTGATTTCCGACAAATCCTTCAT GGCAGTACTGATTTGGAGATGGAGGATTTAAAGTGGTTTGCGCAGTGGGTTCTGGATATTGGCAATGGAAATGTTCTTCCCCCTAGGGTTGCGGATATGCCGTACCAGGAAAATCGGATCTTGATACCTCCGCGATTCT GTAATTCGATTTCGTATTTCAGTGTTGATTCTGCTGAGGAGTTTGGTGGGACGGATGAGGATTTAAATGTAGCGTTCCCTGTAGAATACTTGAATTCTCTAAATGTTACGGGGATGCTGCCTCATGATTTGAAGCTCAAGGTTGGTGTTGTGGTGATGCTTATGCGTAATTTAAACCAGACTTTAGGGCTGTGTAATGGAACGAGGATGATAGTTACCAAATGTCTTAAATTTTGTGTGGAGTGTGAAGTTATATGTGGCTCCTTTGTAGGGACAAAGCATTTTATTCCGCGAATGGAACTGTTCCCTTCGGACACTAAGATGCCTTTCAAGCTTGTTCGTAAGCAAATGCCTCTTCAAGTTTGCTACGCAATGATTATTAATAAGTCGCAAGGCCAGTCTTTGGATACTGTTAGTTTGTATCTGCCGAAGTCAGTTTTTACGCATGGACAGTACTATGTTGCTGTTAGTAGGGTAACTTCTCCTGGTGGACTGACTATTTTTGTTGATGATGACACGGGTGGTGCTACGAATATAACTGAGAATGTGGTTTACAAAGAAGTTTTTTATGATTTACCCTGTGTTTAG